A part of Ooceraea biroi isolate clonal line C1 chromosome 10, Obir_v5.4, whole genome shotgun sequence genomic DNA contains:
- the LOC105288068 gene encoding uncharacterized protein LOC105288068 isoform X1: MVAAGATILMAASEENSSNEAGSGTTTSSVNQSTYPRSREIQHCGQRNNESSPKGDVATCSSNIVEKKQRSLTAEKNDTVISKIESKESSKNSAAYKTTPIRETRTSRLRAASIVLPNDVTLSSKKLLGSEALGSQRHSSSVKEKSSPPLNSSVVMNSVKERDKSYKRKSYLNRSRHAEAATVDHLNETESNERRSRRQFYKRGQMSEIVSSPVDACGNRQALSLRRRCTDSKVIGTQAGITKSPSKTIPSSIVSVRSTKRSNLQQPSGSIGDSEVSRRVDVLTALTQATMERVERLASATTNHSNDNVQFVAEKVSMSPKKCVGSRHAPVSILKHKALDGEGNDRQASSGGSSHVPSPVTFSPSVTEPVSHKRHGILKKRSSLDESEILRRRSCSPDVSFADCNIYSEFRPILKNQRRSSLDEIVKRDQSPDQPASILKRKSSREDDREVHRSSLESPEPQGILKRKLASNVRVNSISHHVTIASDVTSATAAGSAIVGTSANLSESLEGSEVKPILKKKYGKEELAGSDVLSLEPRPILKKKSSTESEEHEHDRPKKTILKSSRKNSYEDGGYETESTSPRKLSALKNRAIEIENVRPILKQSSSCNRYHGDARDSGTDSFLRKRAQSVGHARSANGDDSVESIRMLTKRRSLESSSPIDVSRAPTTPRRSFMTDRSNEVSYTANGSSVIKESKLSCEGTGKSKQGNTDDMDEKNIADSHIYFVKIGADTDERDAANVLARTTDQRKALEEKGQQDTQDPYEDHATVRRSNSVSKITQHFKALQEKANACVAAENKSRAAPQRSRRDCTRGVQRYRERKAQGGERFNTQPVTFQEVRQAVLQNQRNAAGTTDDDHEPSKLSLAERVQLFNQKSATAETGAATDTSCREKLTQRRRSFTRYKTQPVTSEEVEVASRISPLNVMNQIQTLLGDSKECQKTSYSSLATTTPQHDLPKSILKSSASYTPNIPRAKSPELRGIKLIKSVLKRESEESEQSTVSQSASLEVYPRSILKSNPPLRSMQTTSVTDAATSRNEMSVRGTEGQTFNSETVILREKLDSSDAITDSMRHSSQSLCNIEQTITCKEGGTIANGAAVPLHKTTIPRNEEIFLSDNVDNCRIDTILSSVLRGRGDKCCDDSLADKPKRMLDNDNNDNDSEKKDNKKQDKEEEEKRKEEWKEEGDVEIVQKDEDDNDNDDDDDDDDRASSSSGGQEVHDIIASEKHAGVTWCSTSSLAKSVSQHSLGDEKRRQQRGVPLPGLCRSTTQVIESIETSETPSVSIADRLAALRHNGSTNWKRRVAGGKSDESCGDSPLSPEESMTIKSGVLANCMEKLESAADNWKNRIVTPDAMNFTVAGKMKVTRSKGPSSPLVAEYSTTSTPNQKKKIPRWFKTKKDKGCNNGAVSTPTSPCKDLSPATRTSFSEPVSDDSDEECKTEQHVLSPTVSVPKTDDETFTSFFSGVSLEKCENECLNLHESDFDIIAPQSELLVYKRNIRMQRRRAASKNPLKVLAARTDLRSEYTEIRTDIATRSVAIMNVEKHIAKSSSFAIEALAGLASTEDFSAVTLRNVSETSVSTNKLQPYKDVMLILVKGRRHVQARLIEPVADSINSGDNYILVTKSEVFNYVGKYSNVIEKTRAAEIASRIQQHKDLGCQAVQVITISEDKPTCTKGQVHKFWKYLGVPDSEKLNVIEAGHPDEDELYESAVIETNMVYELKDNQLVPYEKFWGTLPKIEMLNKNKILVFDFGTEMYIWSGNGVLPDKKKIATRLAMEMWNDGYDYTECTVCPINAARMIGGRSGGDMHANPSAKSAKNRPEWCLLAKLTQHVETILFREKFLDWPNVSSVIKTRGRKDDARGIDGTVTVRLDDNDDMWMPNAAPVDLVLEGCHLGRGTGCYDNELKKEYVVDTTSVMVWHIDEFSHTLLHGSSIGQFYSGDSYIVHWTYSVTITGRELSGLPSKHSAKGRDRSVYFIWQGRNASSNERGAAALLAIDLDSNRGPQVRVVQGNEPAAFLNLFSGGMVVHSGKKSEKNHEKQWRLYICRGTLESETFLTEIPCSTRQLRSRSSFVLLGTESAKVYVWHGNNSLPHIRENAIKAANKLKENRPEEAGLLNNDNVQICEVQEGLESEEFSNALGGVNTKLYWSLETTNIRNHTPRLYHLSSISKKFGATEILCPHHADLATPFPCSQDDLYQANQPALFLLDDKNEIWIWQGWWPDSEMEDQSGSKTVRWQAERRAAMTIAIRYWRKTRSAQTTNLPIYLVWAGLEPLRFINLFPEWTYRDDVAELNIEDGRNPGEVLTAEDELARLTQSTYPPAQLLQRPLPDGVDPTRLELYLSQQHFQELLGMSKEEFQQLPFWKQVNLKKEMGLF, encoded by the exons ATGGTAGCTGCTGGAGCCACGATTTTGATGGCAGCAAGTGAGGAGAACTCGTCGAATGAAGCGGGAAGTGGTACTACAACGAGCTCGGTAAACCAAAGCACTTATCCACGATCTCGCGAGATCCAGCACTGTGGTCAGAGGAACAATGAATCATCCCCTAAAGGAGATGTAGCAACCTGTTCCTCGAATATCG TAGAAAAAAAGCAGCGTAGTCTTACAGCAGAGAAGAATGATACAGTGATATCCAAGATAGAGTCGAAGGAAAGCTCCAAGAATTCAGCAGCTTACAAAACTACTCCGATTCGTGAAACCAGAACTTCTAGATTACGAGCTGCTTCTATAGTATTACCCAATG ATGTAACATTATCATCCAAAAAGTTGCTTGGATCGGAAGCTCTTGGCTCTCAGAGGCATAGCTCATCAGTTAAGGAG AAAAGCAGCCCACCTTTGAACAGCAGTGTCGTTATGAATTCTgtcaaagagagagataaaagcTACAAGCGCAAATCTTACTTAAACAGATCGCGTCATGCCGAAGCAGCAACTGTTGATCATTTAAATGAAA CCGAATCCAACGAGAGACGCTCCAGAAGGCAATTTTACAAACGAGGTCAGATGTCCGAGATAGTATCGAGTCCTGTCGACGCTTGTGGTAATCGTCAAGCACTCAGTCTACGTAGGAGATGTACCGACTCGAAAGTGATTGGGACTCAAGCTGGCATCACGAAGAGTCCCTCTAAAACTATCCCATCTTCCATTGTGTCTGTCAGGAGTACAAAGCGGTCAAATTTACAACAACCTAG CGGTAGTATAGGAGATTCAGAGGTATCACGCAGAGTGGACGTGTTAACGGCGCTAACGCAAGCGACTATGGAACGTGTGGAGAGGCTCGCATCCGCAACGACGAATCACTCGAATGACAACGTGCAATTCGTCGCCGAAAAAGTGTCAATGTCGCCAAAAAAGTGCGTCGGCTCGAGGCACGCACCAGTTTCGATCCTCAAGCACAAAGCGCTCGACGGCGAGGGAAACGATCGACAAGCGTCGTCCGGCGGTTCTTCTCACGTACCGTCACCCGTCACATTTTCACCATCCGTTACGGAACCTGTTTCCCATAAGAGGCACGGTATCCTGAAGAAACGAAGCAGTCTAGACGAAAGCGAGATACTACGTCGTCGTAGTTGTTCTCCCGACGTCTCGTTCGCCGATTGTAATATCTATTCGGAATTCCGGCCGATCTTGAAGAATCAAAGACGATCATCGCTGGACGAGATCGTCAAGAGGGATCAGAGTCCTGATCAACCCGCCTCGATACTGAAACGCAAATCGTCCAGGGAGGACGACCGGGAGGTACACCGGTCGTCACTGGAATCGCCGGAGCCACAGGGTATCTTGAAACGCAAACTCGCGAGCAACGTGCGCGTCAACAGCATCAGTCATCACGTGACGATCGCATCTGACGTGACGAGCGCAACTGCGGCCGGGAGTGCAATCGTGGGCACAAGTGCAAATCTCTCCGAGAGCCTCGAGGGATCCGAGGTGAAACCGATATTGAAGAAAAAGTACGGCAAGGAGGAGCTCGCTGGGAGCGACGTTTTGTCCCTCGAGCCTCGGCCGATATTGAAGAAGAAATCGAGCACGGAATCGGAAGAGCACGAGCACGACAGGCCCAAAAAGACGATCTTGAAGTCGTCGCGGAAGAATTCATACGAAGACGGTGGTTACGAGACGGAGTCGACTTCCCCGAGGAAATTGTCCGCGTTAaagaatcgcgcgatcgagatcgagaatGTGCGACCTATCCTGAAGCAGTCCAGCAGTTGTAATCGTTATCACGGCGACGCGCGGGACTCGGGGACGGATTCGTTCTTGCGGAAAAGGGCGCAATCCGTGGGTCACGCGCGGTCCGCTAACGGCGATGATAGCGTAGAGTCGATCCGAATGCTGACCAAGCGAAGATCTCTCGAGTCCAGTTCGCCGATCGACGTGTCGCGTGCTCCAACCACTCCACGCCGTTCTTTCATGACCGACCGGTCCAACGAAGTCAGCTATACGGCAAACGG CTCCAGCGTAATTAAAGAAAGTAAACTGTCGTGCGAAGGAACTGGTAAAAGCAAGCaaggtaatacagacgacatGGACGAGAAGAACATAGCGGATTCCCATATATATTTCGTGAAGATCGGCGCCGACACGGACGAGCGCGATGCTGCGAACGTTCTCGCACGGACGACCGATCAAAGGAAGGCTCTGGAAGAGAAAGGACAACAGGATACGCAGGACCCTTACGAGGATCACGCGACTGTTCGTCGCAGCAACAGCGTGTCGAAAATCACCCAACACTTCAAAGCTCTCCAAGAGAAGGCGAATGCTTGCGTAGCGGCGGAAAACAAGTCCCGTGCTGCTCCGCAGAGATCGCGCAGAGATTGCACGCGTGGCGTGCAACGTTATCGCGAACGTAAGGCACAAGGCGGCGAGAGGTTCAACACCCAACCGGTGACTTTCCAAGAAGTGCGCCAGGCAGTCTTGCAGAATCAGCGCAACGCCGCCGGAACGACCGACGACGATCACGAGCCGTCCAAGCTGAGTTTGGCCGAACGCGTGCAACTTTTCAACCAAAAGAGCGCAACCGCGGAAACCGGCGCAGCGACAGACACTTCCTGTCGGGAAAAACTTACCCAGAGGAGACGATCGTTTACCCGCTACAAAACTCAGCCTGTGACGTCCGAGGAGGTCGAAGTGGCATCCCGGATATCACCGTTGAATGTGATGAATCAGATACAAACGTTGCTTGGAG ATTCAAAGGAATGCCAGAAAACGTCGTACTCGTCGCTCGCAACGACGACGCCTCAGCATGATTTACCGAAAAGTATTCTAAAGTCGTCTGCCAGTTATACGCCAAACATACCGCGTGCCAAAAGTCCGGAGTTGCGAGGTATCAAGTTGATAAAGTCCGTGCTTAAGAGAGAATCCGAGGAGTCGGAACAATCGACGGTCTCGCAATCGGCCAGCCTCGAGGTCTACCCGCGTTCCATTTTAAAGAGTAATCCCCCCTTGCGATCCATGCAGACTACGAGTGTCACTGACGCGGCGACATCGCGAAACGAGATGAGCGTTCGTGGCACCGAGGGCCAAACTTTCAACAGCGAAACTGTTATACTACGCGAGAAACTAGACAGTTCTGATGCAATCACTGATAGCATGAGGCATAGTTCGCAAAGCCTCTGTAACATTGAGCAAACAATCACCTGCAAAGAAGGTGGTACCATCGCAAACGGAGCTGCAGTGCCTTTACACAAGACTACGATACCTCGGAATGAGGAAATTTTCTTATCGGATAATGTAGATAATTGCAGAATTGATACAATTTTGAGTAGCGTATTGAGAGGACGCGGTGACAAATGCTGCGATGACTCTTTGGCGGATAAACCAAAGCGCATGCTGGACAACGATAACAACGACAATGACAGTGAGAAGAAAGACAACAAAAAGCAGGacaaagaagaggaagagaagaggaaagaagagtggAAGGAAGAAGGGGATGTGGAGATAGTGCAGAAGGATGAAGATGataacgacaacgacgatgatgatgacgacgacgaccgtgCGTCGTCGTCTTCCGGTGGTCAGGAGGTACATGACATCATTGCGAGCGAGAAGCACGCTGGCGTTACCTGGTGCTCCACCAGTTCGCTAGCCAAGAGTGTCAGCCAGCATTCTCTCGGCGACGAGAAGCGAAGGCAGCAACGTGGTGTGCCACTGCCGGGACTGTGTCGCAGCACGACGCAGGTGATAGAGTCGATAGAGACGAGCGAGACGCCAAGCGTGAGTATCGCCGATCGTCTGGCCGCGCTTCGACACAACGGTAGCACGAACTGGAAGCGACGCGTAGCCGGAGGGAAGAGTGACGAATCGTGCGGCGATTCGCCGCTCAGCCCGGAAGAAAGCATGACGATTAAGTCGGGCGTGTTGGCCAATTGTATGGAGAAACTCGAATCCGCCGCGGACAACTGGAAGAATCGGATTGTCACGCCCGACGCGATGAACTTCACCGTTGCCGGTAAAATGAAGGTGACTCGATCGAAAGGCCCCAGCTCACCGCTCGTCGCGGAATACTCCACGACGAGTACGCCGAaccagaagaagaagataccGCGGTGGTTCAAAACGAAGAAAGATAAAG GGTGCAATAACGGCGCTGTGTCAACACCCACGAGCCCGTGCAAAGATTTGTCTCCTGCCACGCGCACTAGCTTCTCCGAACCTGTGAGCGATGATAGTG aTGAAGAATGTAAAACGGAGCAGCATGTCTTATCGCCGACCGTTTCAGTACCTAAAACGGATGACGAAACGTTCACCTCTTTCTTCAGTGGTGTTTCGCTGGAGAAGTGCGAAAACGAGTGTCTTAATCTACATGAAAGCGACTTCGATATAATCGCACCGCAGTCCgaatt ATTAGTGTATAAGCGGAATATACGAATGCAACGTCGACGCGCCGCCTCGAAGAATCCTCTCAAAGTTCTCGCGGCACGTACTGATTTGAGATCGGAATACACCGAGATTCGCACAGACATAGCTACGAGATCGGTCGCGATCATGAACGTAGAGAAAC ACATCGCCAAGAGCTCGTCTTTCGCCATCGAAGCTCTTGCCGGTTTGGCCTCCACCGAAGATTTCAGCGCGGTGACTCTGAGGAATGTATCGGAAACCAGCGTGTCCACGAATAAATTGCAACCGTACAAGGATGTGATGCTGATACTGGTTAAAGGAAGACGGCACGTTCAAGCGAGACTGATCGAACCGGTTGCTGACAGTATCAACAGCGGTGACAATTACATACTTGTGACGAAATCCGAG GTTTTTAACTACGTAGGGAAATACAGCAACGTCATTGAGAAAACTCGCGCCGCTGAGATCGCGTCGCGTATTCAACAACACAAGGATCTCGGTTGCCAAGCGGTCCAAGTTATCACCATAAGCGAAGACAAGCCAACCTGTACGAAAGGTCAGGTCCACAAATTTTGGAAGTATCTCGGTGTGCCCGACAGCGAGAAACTAAATG TTATCGAGGCTGGCCATCCTGATGAAGACGAGTTGTACGAGTCCGCTGTTATCGAAACAAACATGGTGTACGAGTTGAAAGATAATCAGTTGGTGCCGTATGAAAAGTTCTGGGGTACGCTTCCCAAGATCGAGATGCTCAATAAGAATaag ATTCTGGTGTTCGATTTCGGCACGGAGATGTACATCTGGAGCGGCAATGGAGTCTTGCCCGACAAGAAAAAGATCGCTACGCGACTCGCTATGGAAATGTGGAACGACGGATACGATTACACAGAGTGCACCGTTTGTCCGATCAACGCGGCCCGTATGATCGGTGGACGAAGCGGCGGTGATATGCATGCGAATCCATCCGCGAAGTCCGCCAAGAACAGACCAGAGTGGTGTCTACTTGCCAAATTGACGCAACACGTTGAAACGATACTATTCCGGGAAAAGTTTCTCGACTGGCCTAACGTTAGCAGTGTGATAAAGACGCGAGGCCGAAAGGATGACGCGCGGGGAATCGACGGTACCGTAACTGTACGCCTGGACGATAACGATGACATGTGGATGCCAAATGCTGCTCCAGTCGATCTGGTTCTAGAAGGCTGCCACTTGGGTAGAGGCACCGGTTGCTACGACAATGAG TTGAAGAAAGAATATGTCGTCGATACGACGAGCGTGATGGTGTGGCACATCGATGAATTCTCGCACACGCTTTTGCACGGATCGTCCATCGGCCAATTTTATTCTGGTGATAGCTATATCGTTCATTGGACATATTCCGTTACGATTACTG GCAGAGAACTCAGCGGTCTGCCGTCTAAACATTCGGCAAAAGGCCGCGATAGATCCGTGTATTTCATTTGGCAGGGTCGAAACGCATCCTCGAACGAACGAGGTGCCGCGGCACTGTTGGCGATTGACTTAGATAGCAATCGAGGGCCTCAG GTTCGTGTTGTCCAAGGAAACGAACCGGCTGCATTTTTAAACTTGTTTTCTGGAGGGATGGTGGTACACAGCGGTAAGAAATCTGAGAAAAACCATGAGAAACAGTGGAGATTATACATTTGCCGGGGCACTTTAGAATCTGAGACATTTTTGACTGAAATCCCTTGCAGCACTCGACAATTAAGAAGTAGAAGTTCTTTCGTATTGCTAGGCACTGAAAGTGCAAAAGTGTACGTCTGGCATGGAAACAATTCACTGCCCCATATCAGAGAG aatGCGATAAAAGCtgcaaataaattgaaagaaaatcgTCCTGAAGAAGCTGGATTACTGAACAATGATAATGTACAGATATGCGAAGTTCAAGAGGGTCTGGAATCTGAAGAATTCAGTAACG CATTAGGAGGTGTAAACACAAAGTTGTACTGGTCATTGGAGACTACTAATATACGGAATCATACTCCAAGACTTTATCATTTATCGAGCATTTCTAAAAAGTTTGGTGCGACGGAAATACTTTGTCCGCATCACGCGGATCTCGCGACACCGTTCCCTTGCTCGCAGGACGATTTATATCAAGCGAATCAACCAG CCTTATTTTTATTGGACGACAAGAACGAGATTTGGATTTGGCAAGGATGGTGGCCCGACAGTGAAATGGAGGATCAGTCCGGAAGCAAAACTGTCAGATGGCAGGCTGAGAGAAGGGCGGCGATGACGATAGCGATACGATATTGGCGAAAGACTCGAAGCGCACAGACGACGAATCTTCCGATCTATCTAGTATGGGCTGGTTTAGAGCCATTGCGTTTTATAAATCTCTTCCCTGAATGGACGTATCGAGACGATGTCGCCGAGTTAAATATAGAG GATGGCCGGAATCCAGGAGAAGTATTAACTGCGGAAGATGAATTGGCTCGCTTGACGCAGAGCACGTATCCACCCGCACAGTTGTTGCAAAGACCTCTACCCGACGGAGTCGATCCAACGCGTTTGGAGTTGTATTTATCCCAGCAACACTTTCAA GAGCTGCTGGGAATGAGCAAGGAAGAATTTCAACAGCTTCCATTCTGGAAGCAAGTGAATCTCAAGAAAGAAATGGGACTGTTCTGA